The Bacillota bacterium sequence GAAGACCTTGAGCGCGTGACTAACGGCTTTTTGAAAAGCGAGCTTATACGGCTTTCACAGCCTGACACGCATAAGAGGCTGAAACAATGAAAATAATACTTGCAAAGACTGCCGGTTTCTGCTTTGGAGTAAAACGTGCGATCGGAGCAGTTGAAGATATGCTCGACAAGGGCGAAAAACGTATTTATACGCTTGGCCCAATAATACACAACGAAGAAATGGTAAATAATCTTGCCGCACGGGGAGTACAGGTTGTCGATTCGCCGGACAGGGCGGAGGACGGGACGCTGTTAGTGATACGAACGCATGGCGTTCCACGCTCGGTTTTAGATTATATAAAAGAAAAAGGCATTAGCTATCAAGACGAAACCTGCCCGCTTGTGTCAAAAATACACAAAATAGTCGAAAAAGCAAGCAGTGATGGAAATACGGTGTTCATAATCGGCACGCCTGAGCATCCCGAAGTGGTCGGAATTCGCGGATATGCGGGAAAAGACAGTTTTATATTCGAAAATGCTGAGCAACTTGAATGTTTTACAGATAAGAATCCTCAGTTCGCGAACAAATCCGTCCTAATGGCCGCGCAGACGACACTTAATTTGTCAGAATGGAAAAAATGTTGCGACTATTTCAAAAAAAAACTATACAAATGGCATGATTTCTGATACAATATGTAATGCTACGTCCGAAAGACAAACAGAAGCAGCGGACATTGCGTCACAGGCTGATATGGTATTTGTAGTGGGAAGTCGTGGTAGTTCCAATACTAAAAAACTATACGAAGTTTGCGGCGGATTGTGTACTGAAACATATTTGATTGAAAACGCATCGGAGCTTCCGCTTGGACATATAAAGAATGCCGCTATAAAAAAAAGCGATCTTGTTATTGGCGTTTGCGCCGGGGCTTCTACTCCGGCTTATATAATAAAGGAGGCAATTTACAAAATGGAAGAAATCAAAAATGAGCTTGAGTCAGAGAAAAGCTTCGCGGAGGCTTTGGAGGAATCATTAATTACTTTAAATACAGGAGATAGAGTGCGCGGAACCGTTATTGGTATCACACCGACCGAAGTACAGGTTAACCTCGGCACAAAGCAAGCCGCTTATATACCTGTATCCGAGCTTACGAGCGACCCTAACGCAAAGGTTGAGGATATCGTCAAGGTTGGCGATGAAGTTGAGGTTTTCGTGACACGTGTCAACGATGCTGACGGCGTCATCACACTTTCAAAGAGAAAAGCTGATGCAATAAAAGGCCTCGAAGAACTTGGAAAAGCTGTCGAAGAGGATACGATTTTTGAAGGTAAAGTTGCTGAAACACTTGAGCGCGGCGTAGTTATATATCACAATGGCGTTCGTGTATTCATTCCGGCATCACACTGCCCCGTTGCCAGAGACGCATCTCTCGCAGACATGGCAGGCAAGACGTTCCGCTTTAAGATCATACAGTTCGATAAACGCAAAAACAAGATCATCGGTTCTATCAGAAACGTTTTAAGAGAAGAAAGAAAAGCTGCTGAGGAAGCTGTTTGGGCTGACATTGCGGTTGACAAAAGATATAAGGGCAAAGTTAAATCGCTTACATCATACGGCGCATTCGTTGACATCGGTGGTGTTGACGGTATGGTTCATATCAGCGAGCTTGCATGGGGAAAGATCAAGCATCCTGCAAACGTTGTAAAAGTCGGTGATGAGATCGAAGTTTATGTCAAAGAGCTCGATCCTGAAAAGAAACGTATTTCCCTCGGCTATAAGGATCTTATCGAGAATCCGTGGGAAAAATTAAAGAACACATATAAAGTGGGAGATACTGTAAAAGCTACTGTCGTTCGTCTTGTTCCTTTCGGCGCTTTTGCTGAGGTCATTCCAGGTGTTGACGGGCTTATCCATATTTCACAGATTGCAAATAAGAGAATAGAGCATCCGTCAAGCGAGCTTTCTGTCGGTCAGGAAGTTGATGCAAAGATACTTGACATCGATCTTGAGAATATGAAAGTCAGCCTTTCTATCCGCGCTCTGCTTGAGCCAGAAGTTGTAACCGAAGGCGAAAAAGAATAAAACCAGATATTTATAATAAAAAAACTCTTAAAGCGCTATGCTTTAGGAGTTTTTTCACGTTTTTCCAAAAAACATCATATATTGTAGGTGAGGGGATGATGTTTTTTGGAGATAAGAAGCAGACATCCGGTTAGAGTTTTAATGCCGAGACGGCGCATGAGCCGTGCTTCGCGCTTCTTTTTGCGTTTTTTCATAATACTCTTTATAATTTTGGTTGGGCTGATCTATTTTGTTGAGTTTAAGCTTCACCCGATTTTGAAAGAGGTCGCAACTTCCCGCGCAAGCACCCTTGCAATTTCACTTATATCAAAAGCGGTCAACGAAAAGCTGTCCGAGGAAAACATAAAATACAGCGATGTTGTTAAGTTTGAAAAAGACGAAAAGGGCAATATCACTGCGCTTACGACCGATACTGTCAAGATGAATCTTTTACAGGCGGAATTATCTGACTGTGTTATAAAAAAGCTGCAGCTGGACGATATTAAAGTATCCGTTCCGATTGGAAATATCATAAACGGTGAACTGCTTACCGGACGCGGACCGAGGATATACTTTAAGCTTATCCCAGTGAGCAATGTCACCACTAAAATTTCAAATCTATTTACATCGGCAGGCATCAACCAGACGCGTCTTCAAATAATGCTTGACGTCAATGTCAATATGAGTGTTCTGCTTCCGATAAGCTCAACCTCCACTGACGTCAAAACATCTATCTGCATTGCTGAGACAGTCGTTGTAGGGGCCGTTCCCAATTCGTACACCCAGGTTGACGAATTTGACCGCGACACTGTTGACCAGCTCAACGATTACGGCGAGTCTACTAAAGGAGACGATGTGAAGGTTCCAAAAACCGATACATCAAAATCAAGCGCTTCTAAATGAGATTTTGGTAAAAAATAATGGAATTTAGAGCCTATTGTGTTATAATAACTATATGTATGCATCAAAAAGCAAAAGAGGTAGATGATGGAGCATATAGAGGTACAAAAGCGAATTGAAGAGCTTAGAGGCGAAATCGAAACCGCAAACCAGAATTATTATGTGAGCGATAACCCCACAATATCGGATTATGAATACGATATGATGATGAGGGAACTGATAGAGCTCGAAGAGAAATATCCGCAGTTTCAGTCGCCAGTGTCACCTACAAAAAGAGTTGGTGGTGCTGTGCTGACCGGATTTTCAGAGGTAACTCATACAGTCCGCATGGAAAGCCTGCAGGATGTTTTTTCGAAAGAAGAACTTCGTGATTTTTTAGTAAAGATATTGGAGGATAACCCAGACACTGAATTTGTCGTTGAGCAGAAGATCGATGGGCTGTCTGTTTCACTTGAATATGAAAACGGCGTATTTGTCAGAGGTTCCACAAGGGGAAACGGGGACGTCGGCGAGGACATCACCGAAAATCTGAAAACTATACGGGCTATCCCGATGAAGATTAAAGAGCCGCTGCCTTTTCTCGAGGTCAGGGGCGAGGTATATATGAAAAAGTCGGTGTTCGAGGCGTTGAACGAAAGACGTGAGGAGGAGGAAGAAACGCCATTCGCAAATCCTCGCAATGCGGCGGCCGGTTCGCTTCGCCAGCTTGACAGCAAGATCACGGCAGAGCGGAAACTTTCGATTTTCGTATTCAATATTCAGCAGATAGAGGGCGCACAGCCCAAAACACATATAGAAGCACTAAACTATCTGAAAGGACTTGGATTTTCAGTCATTCCGAAATTCACGCTCTGCAAAACGGCTGACGAAGCGGCAGAGGCGGTCGACATGATCGGCGAAAGCCGCGGTGAAAACGACTTTGACATAGACGGGGCGGTCATCAAGGTAAACGATTTTGCGCTCCGTGGCAGGCTTGGAAGCACGTCTAAATTCCCAAAATGGGCGGCGGCTTTTAAATATCCGCCTGAGATAAAACCCACAAAGCTTTTGGATATAACGATAGACGTCGGCAGAACAGGCGTTTTGACGCCTAAGGCGATACTTGAACCGGTACGCCTTGCAGGAACTCGAGTTGTTGCCGCAACCGTTCACAATAAAGATTTTATAGCCGAAAAAGACGTACGGATAGGCGACATCGTTTTGGTGCGCAAGGCGGGAGAAATAATTCCCGAAATAGTAGGCGTTTTAACAGAGACGAGAGACGGAACTGAACGGAAATTCGAATTTCCGACACACTGCCCGTCCTGCGGCGCTGAGGTCACAAACGATCTTGACGATGTTTTTGTCAGATGCACGAACCTGAGCTGTCCGAGGCAGCTAGTCAGGGGAATAATCCATTTTGCCAGTCGCGGAGCTATGGATATAGACGGGCTTGGGCCGTCGATAATCGAACAGCTTGCCGATTCGGGCAAACTCAAAAGCGTTGCGGATCTGTATACTATTACAGAAAAGGATGTATCGGCGCTTTATAAAAAAGGAGACAAGATCGCGAGTAATATCATTGCCTCAATTGAAAAAAGCCGCGACAACGATTTATACAGACTTATATACGGGCTTGGCATCCGACACATCGGCGAAAGAACGGCAAAACTCATTTCACGCCGGTTTGAAACGCTGGACAAGCTTATGGAGGCGACCGCTGAGAAGCTTACAGAGGTTGAAGATGTCGGCGGAATAATGGCGCAGAGCGTCGTCGACTTCTTTGATATGCCGCAGAATTTCGAGGTGCTTCAAAAGCTGAAAGACGCAGGAGTGAATACCGTCAGCAGGCAGGAAACCGAGGATAGCCGATTTGCGGGGATGACCTTCGTGCTTACCGGCGCACTTCCGACGCTGACACGAGACGAGGCGTCAGCGATAATCGAGAAATTCGGCGGAAAAACGGCGGGAAGCGTTTCAAAAAAGACAAGCATAGTGCTTGCAGGCGAGGATGCGGGCAGTAAGCTGCGCCGTGCCGGAGAGCTTGGAATAAAAGTGATAGACGAACAAGAGTTTTTAAATATGATAAAATAAACGGAGGACAATATGAGCGTTTCAAGGGATGAAATCAAACACATCGGCAAACTTGCGCGCATCGAAATAAAAGAAGAGCAGTATGACAAACTCGCGCGCGATATGTCAGGCATCGTGGACATGGTCAATAAGCTGTCCGATTTGGATCTATCTGATGTCAGCGTTCCGCTGCCTGAAAAGATCAACGCATGGCGCGAGGATAAAGTCATGGAATCATACGACCGTGACGAGCTTTTGAAAAATGCGCCGTCAAAGATGGCGGGATGCTATCTTGTGCCTAAAGTAGTGGAATAAACGAAAGGGAAGATTGAAATGAACATCTATGAAATGGGCGCCGCGGAGCTGTCGCGCCGCCTTGCCGCAAAGGAACTCTCGAGTGAGGAGGTCACAAGCGGACTGTTTGACCGTATAGACGCTGTGGAAGATAAGGTTGAGGCATATATCACTCTGACAAAAGAAGAAGCTTTGAAACATGCGAAGGCTGTTGACGAAAAGCGCACGAAAGGTGAAAAGCTGCCCGCCGCCGCCGGAATTCCGATTGCAATAAAAGACAATATATGCACAAAAAACGTGCTGACGACCTGCGCCTCTAAAATGCTTTACAATTTCGCTCCGCCGTATAATGCGACGGTTATGGACAAGATCGAAAGTCAGGACTGCATCATGCTTGGCAAGCTGAATATGGACGAGTTTGCGATGGGTTCATCCTGCGAGACGTCATATTTTAAAAAGACTAAAAATCCATATGATATAACACGTGTTCCGGGTGGTTCTTCCGGCGGTTCGGCTGCCGCAGTGGCCGCTTTGGAAACGCCGTTTGCGCTCGGCTCGGACACGGGCGGATCGATTCGCCAGCCGGCAGGTCTGTGCGGTGTTGTAGGTCTTAAACCTACCTACGGAACGGTTTCGCGTTTTGGACTTATCGCCTTTGCGTCATCGCTTGACCAGATAGGGCCGCTTGCACGGAGTGTGCGTGATGCCGCTATGCTTTTTGATATTATAAAGGGGCATGACTGGCACGATTCGACCAGCGAGGAAAAAGATCTGGGACTTACTGAAAAAGCCTTATCTGCCGATATAAAGGGCAAGAAAATAGGTCTTCCGAAAGAGTTTTACGGCGAAGGCATCAAGCCTGAAATAAAGGAAAAAGTTTTAGCCGCCGCACATCATTTTGAAAGCCTTGGGGCGCAGATCGTCGATGTTTCGATTCCGATTTCAGAATATGCCCTGCCTGCGTACTACATCATATCATCAGCTGAGGCATCGTCAAACCTTGCCCGTTTCGACGGTGTGAAATACGGTTTTAGGGCCGAAAACTATGATGATTTAATAGACCTTTATTTCAAGACGAGAAGCGAGGGCTTCGGCGACGAGGTCAAGCGCCGCATACTGCTTGGCACTTACGTGCTGAGTTCCGGCTATTATGACGCTTATTATAAAAAAGCATGTCAGGTGCGCGCCCTTATCAAACAGGGATATAATGATGCTTTGTCCAAGTGTGATGCTTTGCTGACGCCTGTTACACCGACCACCGCTTTTAAAATCGGTGAAAAAACGGACGATCCGATGGAGATGTATATGGAGGACATATGCACCGTATCGATCAATATTGCCGGCCTTCCGGCGCTTGTTCAGCCCTGCGGCGAGGTAGAGGGACTGCCTGTCGGCATGCAGCTTATCGGCAGGAAATTCGGCGAGCAGACGCTGCTTGATTTGGGATACGCCTATGAAACAACGGGCGGCGCAGTCTTTACCGCGCCAAAACTTTAACGGGGGTGCAGACAGATGAAATATATACCTGTAATTGGGCTTGAGGTTCACGCCGAGCTGAATACAAAAACTAAGATATACTGCGGCTGTGCAAACAAATTCGGAAGCGAGGTCAACACAAACTGCTGTCCTATATGCTCCGGCATGCCGGGCACACTTCCGGTTTTGAACAAAAACGTCGTCGAATATGCGGCAAGGATGGGTCTTGCGACAAACTGCAAAATAAATACAGTCACGAAGCAGGACAGAAAGAATTACTTCTATCCTGACCTGCCTAAGGCTTACCAGATCTCACAGTTCGACATTCCGCTCTGCGAGCATGGCTATCTCGACATACATGTAAGCGGCGGCAAAAAACGCATTGGCATAACACGTATCCATATTGAAGAGGACGCGGGCAAGCTTTTGCATGAAGAAGCTTTTAACGGCACTCTTGTAGACTATAACCGCTGCGGGGTTCCGCTTATCGAGATCGTTTCCGAGCCGGATATCAGAAGCTCCGAAGAGGCAAAGGCTTATCTCGACAGCCTTAAGGCGATCCTGCAGTATCTGAATATTTCAGACTGCAAAATGCAGGAAGGTTCCATTCGCTGTGACGTCAACGTTTCCGTTATGCCGGAGGGCGCGACTGAATTCGGCAAGCGTGTCGAGATGAAAAACGTCAATACATTCAGCGGCGCTGTCCGCGGAATCGAATATGAGATAGAACGCCAGATAGACGTTATC is a genomic window containing:
- the rpsA gene encoding 30S ribosomal protein S1; protein product: MISDTICNATSERQTEAADIASQADMVFVVGSRGSSNTKKLYEVCGGLCTETYLIENASELPLGHIKNAAIKKSDLVIGVCAGASTPAYIIKEAIYKMEEIKNELESEKSFAEALEESLITLNTGDRVRGTVIGITPTEVQVNLGTKQAAYIPVSELTSDPNAKVEDIVKVGDEVEVFVTRVNDADGVITLSKRKADAIKGLEELGKAVEEDTIFEGKVAETLERGVVIYHNGVRVFIPASHCPVARDASLADMAGKTFRFKIIQFDKRKNKIIGSIRNVLREERKAAEEAVWADIAVDKRYKGKVKSLTSYGAFVDIGGVDGMVHISELAWGKIKHPANVVKVGDEIEVYVKELDPEKKRISLGYKDLIENPWEKLKNTYKVGDTVKATVVRLVPFGAFAEVIPGVDGLIHISQIANKRIEHPSSELSVGQEVDAKILDIDLENMKVSLSIRALLEPEVVTEGEKE
- the yunB gene encoding sporulation protein YunB, translated to MEIRSRHPVRVLMPRRRMSRASRFFLRFFIILFIILVGLIYFVEFKLHPILKEVATSRASTLAISLISKAVNEKLSEENIKYSDVVKFEKDEKGNITALTTDTVKMNLLQAELSDCVIKKLQLDDIKVSVPIGNIINGELLTGRGPRIYFKLIPVSNVTTKISNLFTSAGINQTRLQIMLDVNVNMSVLLPISSTSTDVKTSICIAETVVVGAVPNSYTQVDEFDRDTVDQLNDYGESTKGDDVKVPKTDTSKSSASK
- the ligA gene encoding NAD-dependent DNA ligase LigA: MEVQKRIEELRGEIETANQNYYVSDNPTISDYEYDMMMRELIELEEKYPQFQSPVSPTKRVGGAVLTGFSEVTHTVRMESLQDVFSKEELRDFLVKILEDNPDTEFVVEQKIDGLSVSLEYENGVFVRGSTRGNGDVGEDITENLKTIRAIPMKIKEPLPFLEVRGEVYMKKSVFEALNERREEEEETPFANPRNAAAGSLRQLDSKITAERKLSIFVFNIQQIEGAQPKTHIEALNYLKGLGFSVIPKFTLCKTADEAAEAVDMIGESRGENDFDIDGAVIKVNDFALRGRLGSTSKFPKWAAAFKYPPEIKPTKLLDITIDVGRTGVLTPKAILEPVRLAGTRVVAATVHNKDFIAEKDVRIGDIVLVRKAGEIIPEIVGVLTETRDGTERKFEFPTHCPSCGAEVTNDLDDVFVRCTNLSCPRQLVRGIIHFASRGAMDIDGLGPSIIEQLADSGKLKSVADLYTITEKDVSALYKKGDKIASNIIASIEKSRDNDLYRLIYGLGIRHIGERTAKLISRRFETLDKLMEATAEKLTEVEDVGGIMAQSVVDFFDMPQNFEVLQKLKDAGVNTVSRQETEDSRFAGMTFVLTGALPTLTRDEASAIIEKFGGKTAGSVSKKTSIVLAGEDAGSKLRRAGELGIKVIDEQEFLNMIK
- the gatC gene encoding Asp-tRNA(Asn)/Glu-tRNA(Gln) amidotransferase subunit GatC, with the translated sequence MSVSRDEIKHIGKLARIEIKEEQYDKLARDMSGIVDMVNKLSDLDLSDVSVPLPEKINAWREDKVMESYDRDELLKNAPSKMAGCYLVPKVVE
- the gatA gene encoding Asp-tRNA(Asn)/Glu-tRNA(Gln) amidotransferase subunit GatA, whose product is MNIYEMGAAELSRRLAAKELSSEEVTSGLFDRIDAVEDKVEAYITLTKEEALKHAKAVDEKRTKGEKLPAAAGIPIAIKDNICTKNVLTTCASKMLYNFAPPYNATVMDKIESQDCIMLGKLNMDEFAMGSSCETSYFKKTKNPYDITRVPGGSSGGSAAAVAALETPFALGSDTGGSIRQPAGLCGVVGLKPTYGTVSRFGLIAFASSLDQIGPLARSVRDAAMLFDIIKGHDWHDSTSEEKDLGLTEKALSADIKGKKIGLPKEFYGEGIKPEIKEKVLAAAHHFESLGAQIVDVSIPISEYALPAYYIISSAEASSNLARFDGVKYGFRAENYDDLIDLYFKTRSEGFGDEVKRRILLGTYVLSSGYYDAYYKKACQVRALIKQGYNDALSKCDALLTPVTPTTAFKIGEKTDDPMEMYMEDICTVSINIAGLPALVQPCGEVEGLPVGMQLIGRKFGEQTLLDLGYAYETTGGAVFTAPKL